Genomic segment of Hirundo rustica isolate bHirRus1 chromosome 6, bHirRus1.pri.v3, whole genome shotgun sequence:
CAGCacctcagaaacagaaattcaCAGGGAGAGACTCTGCCGAGATTGTCGCTGTCGAAAGTATGGTCTGAAAGCATGGGATGGGTCTGGGCTGGATCACATCCAGCCGGCTGGTGTGAAAGAAGAAGGGCAGCTCAATAAATCCCAGTGCTCCAGTGACACTGCCCAGCAGCAGTCAGATTATACCTCAGACCAaagccctctccctgctgctgacaTCTACAAAATTCACAGATGCCTTTGTTCTCTTGGCAGCTCTTTTGATATGCTCAACATCTCCAGTGAGACGTCGATCAGCGATTTCGAGCAAGGCCTGAAGCTCGCTGAATCAGCCAGTTCCTGTCCCGATGCCTTAGAGCTGTCTGACTCCTACAGTAACGCGGAGCGAGGTTACCTGAACGGGAAGAGAGATACCCTGCGGCTGGACCTGAGGGAGACTGTCTTTGATGTCTCTCCAGCTGCATCACAGCAGAACAGCTCCTCATGGAAAAATCGTTTTGGAGTGGGGAATGAAGGGCCGGTCGTGCTGCCCAACAGCCAGCCAGACATGCCTGATGTTTGGATCAAAAGATCCAGTGCACAAAGTTCCGGTTACAACAGCTGAGACCttgcagaaagcaaagctgctgctaGGGAAAGGGGAAGCCTGAATGTCCTtagagctgtaaacatcttttttttcctcccacctcTCCTAGAGCTGAGACTGAGACTATTTCTTAGTGTTTCAGCTGTGCAAAACATGTGTTTTCACAGGAATCAGCAGATCTGATGCCAGTGAGAGGACGTGAGGGCCATCGTGATGGACTACAAGCCCTTTGACTTCATGTGTCTGGTGCCATGTTCACAGCTGTGTGCAGGACTTACCGAGTAAACCTGGTTTGTCATTTCCTACAAGGTGAttaggttttgtttgcttgagaGGAATAATGAGGTGAAGCTCTCCAGGTACTTAATGACAGAGAAAGAGAGctcatgtaaagaaaaaaaaaaaagaaaaaagaaaaaagaaaaaagaaaaaagaaaaaagaaaaaaaagaaaaaaaaaggaaaaaactgaaCTACTGAAAATCTAGATATCAAGTCAAGTGTATtgtgaataataaaaaataaattatttcattttctacttTAGGCAAAGCCCAGATCCACAGACCCCATCAAAATAGCTCAGATATTATAAGAAGTCCTGTCAAGACTTCCGAGTTGACACAGCCTCTTCCTGAAcatggcagaggctgcagaatCCAGCCCAAATCTATTTCCAGTAACAGCTTCAGTTTGTTTTATCCAAAGGAATTCTAATACTGCCAAAGATTTTCAGTGTGAATTTCCCCCCCTGGACTCAGGTGCCTTGTTGTGTCCTCTTTACAGCATGTTTGCACTCAAGGCATTTCCCTCAAAtatgtaactttttaaaattcacaaaTCTGGTGAATCTTGAATTTTagggtttttccccctctacCAGAAACAAACAGGAAAGCAAACATTTATTTGCTCTTAtttgttgaaaaaaataaaacattctctCTACAAGTTGACATACAATAAATGCTTATAACAACCTTTCCTAAAATATGTGTGGTGCTTCATTTTCACCAAGAGAACTGCCGTTATTCATCTTTTAAGTGTCTAATGTATTTTCCAAAGGGAGGTATACATCTTTAAAATACTTATTCTTCTGACATCCAGgagctctccctgtgctgtgggacacAGAGAGCGACTCCCTGATATCCATTAGGGACATGGACTTTTAAAGCTAACACCAGAGTTTGAAATGCGTCAAACATGTCAGTTGtgtgtttttcatgtttgtttcaGGGTTTTATCTCGAAATTGTCATAGTGAATGTTCAGGTGGGTATTTGGGCAGCCAAAGCCACCCTCAGGCTGGAACTGTATCATCGGCCTCAAGGAGCTGCTCCCCGCTGCTATTGGCAGAGATTGCCCACCCATTATGAAAACCATGTtagcaaacactgaaaaaaatgtatttaagtcGGGAAACATTTTATACAGACGCCTCGTTTCACCTTGAGGCATTAGAGGGCAGTTTGAGTACCTCACACACCAGCAGCACCGGCAACTCCCACAGCTTTTGACTCCTACACGTCCGCACAGACGGCCGCAAAGCCCTTGATCTTCGGGCCTCGAGTGCCCAAACCGCAGGGTGAGGCAGCGAGATgcagtgggaagcagggaaggaatgaaggagggaaggagggaaggagggaggcaaGGAAGGAGTGTGCCGCGCTCCGCTGGAGCCTCGCACGCAGCCGGTGCCCCCGTAACGGCCGCCAACGCCTTCCCTGAGGGAGGGGGCGCGAGGCAGAAAACGGCGCGAGGCAGAAAAACGGCGCGAAAGGGACGCGGCGCGAGCGCCCGCGCCCTCCGTCCCCGCTCGCGCGCGCCGCCTCCGCCCAGCGCCCCCACCACACACCCCGCCCGCGCGCGCGCATGCGCGGACCCGCCCAACCGTCCCTGCGCGGGGCAGTTTGAACTCGTGAGGGGAGCGCAGCCGCCATGGAGGGACGGCTCTCCCGCATCCCCGTGCACGGCCGGCTCCACCGCCCCGAGCCGCCCGCAGGTGAGTGCGGGGCACGGAGGGACACGCGGGGGGTTACGGCTGGCGGGGTTCGGCCGAGGGGTGCAGCGCGGCGCCGGCGTTAGGGAGCTCTATAGCTGCCCGGCTACGTGGTGGCTGTTCCAAAAACGAATCAGAAGCTTTATTCCGCTGTTTTGTCCCCGTTTAGGACTTAGGTTAGCGCTCAGCCTGCAGTGTGTACCCTCCGCCGGCTGAAGGCAGCGGCCCATTGATGTGAAAGATGCTTCGTTCGCAGTCTCTTATTTTCCAAATCTTTTAATGCTGCTTACGGCACTTCACAGCATTTTAATAAGCGGGGTGCACTCAGGATTAGCGTTAAAAACATGGGAGCCGGGCTGTATCGGTGGAAACTCCGCGTTGCTCTAATGTAAATGTGCTCGTGGGTGTGTCATTTGAAAAGTACTTAACttgagggagaaaaagcaatTCTTAAACCCACGGAGTGAACGAAGCTTTATATACTCAGACAGTTGCAATTTAAGAGAAATAAAGTCTATTTAAAAAGCTAggtttctgtgttattttagtAGCTATTCACTCATAGCAAAATGTGGAGGTGTCTTAACTGAGTTTCGTGGGGGCTGGTTTGTTTTGATTCCAGTGTTGAAAAACACCCATGTGGCAGGATGTCTGTTTGATGTTGAGACCTTCTTTATCGTGTGTTATCATTTCAAGCTCTCGTTAGTGCTAGCCTGGTAATTGTATTTTAACACTGTCTGTATATCTGACCTATTTGTGGCTTATTCTGGGCTCTTGATCCTGGGTAAAACTTGAGGACCGCTCTTAGTTACTTCTACCTTAAAGTTTCCATATTCTAGTCAGATATAACCAATTTACCTCAAACTAAAGTCTTAAGAGACCTTAAAGGAGGTTACTTCTAGGCTGTGGTATTTGCACAgttgtcttttatttcttgcagAATTGCAAATGACTCTTTCTTCAAAGAAGAAATGTGTCAGCAAAACATCAGAGCCAGAGTTCAGCAGGGTTCCCAGTCTGAACTTTCCCTCCAACGGTACAGTGGACAGTGTCTTCAAGGCTGCAAACCAAGGGtaaatcaaagcaaaatattgATGGATTTATTGGGCAGATGTCCTAAAGATGGCTCATTCTGCGCACTCCGTCAAACTAATAGGTTTGGTGACCTGCAAGAGCGTAGAAGTCTTCTGGTAATTGtactttctctctctttcaagGTTGGCTAAGTCTGGCAAGAGAGTAGAACCGGTTTCAAAGAAGACGGTGGCAAGACGGTGTGTCCCTCCCATCTCCGCTAGTTCTCCTGGTGCTGTGGTGTTTCCCTGGGGAGGGTGGTGATGAGCTCTCACCCCTGTGCAGCTTTCTCTGCCAAGTTTCCTAGTTAAATCTGTCGgtcagaaacaaaagcaaacgCTTAAAAGGGGGCATATTTGTGAAATTAGGAGGTGTGCAACactagggggtttttttgacccTGAGTCTTTGCTCTTTAACTCCACAGCCCTGTCAGCAGATACCAATTAGAAGCAGAGCTGAAAAGCAAGAATCAGTTGGTGGAAACACTCAAACAACAACTAGCAAGAGCAGAGGTAAGGataggggagaaaaataaataaatcgtTGAGTAATTTCTAGGTGCTGATCCACACAGGGTCATGTTAAGCATTgtcttgcttgttttcttgtCTTCATCAGAATGTCTTTGTATTCTTCTGCAAGTTGTTTTCCCCatctgctcagctctggggaGGCCAAACTGGGAGTATTTTGTCTGGTTCTGGGCTCCTGGTAGGAAAGAGATATGGATGTACTGGACAGAGTCCAGGAAAGGGCCATAGAGGTGGTTAAGGGActggaggaaaggctgagagagctgggactgttcaggGACTTCTGTTTCAGACAGATTTAGTTTTGTGGAATCAGATTTAGATTCAGAATTGGCACTTCATTATTCCCTGGCTCTCAGAGGTAGCTCTAGGATATGCCTGGTACTGCTTCTGTCCTGTACAGCAGGCCCTCCTGGTAGCACACAGCTGTAAAATGtcactttattttccagttcGCAATCTGTGGGATGATCATTCCTCTTATCTCACATCTTGGTTTTCTTAAAGAGCCTCTGAGACTCCCTATGAAATGTTCCCAAAGCTTCTGACACTATCAGCCAGATCACCCTAATCCACATGCTTATTGATCCTCTCGGAGAATTGCATTCCACTTGGGAGGCTGATCAGCTTATCCAATTGCCTGGTAATGTCTGGATTGCATAGGGAATAATGCTGGGCTTAAAGATATAAGACACCCTTTTCTTCACCATGTTTATGTGCTCAGTGAAAGCtcattttttatataaatgggAGGGAGCACAAGAAAAGGTAGAGTTGCCTAAAAGGAATTCCTCCATGATCCTCCAGTTTTTCCAGTAATTGCTCTGGTGTGTGGATGTAAGAAATGTATTAATCCTGTCAAGAAGCAGGAGCAAGGACCTGCAACAGCCCAAATTGCCGTGGCGAGAGGACAGGAGGCAAGGTCTGATTCTTGGTGCTGAGTGCAGCACTTGTGAAGTTGTTATTGTCAGTATTACTAAAGAAAATCTCCTCGGAGACTTACCTCACTTACAACCTGTGTTAATGGCAGGGCACTATTAAGTTAAGGGAGCTAAAGAAGGAGAACGAGAGGCTGGTCCATGAAGTTGAGAAGCTCAAGAAAATTCAGGAGACTTGCATGATGATTTTAGAAAGCAGAAACATCAATCCTGGTAAGGAGTTTGCACTTTGCTCACATCCCAGTACTCCTTCTCCAgaatgttgtttgtttgtttgtttgttttgttttgttttttttctgttgtgacTATTCTTAAGTAATTTGGACTGTGCTTCCTTTTTTTAGGGAATACTGCTGGAATACCAGGGTTTGGGTGGTCTGGGGAGTTTTTTGTATCTTAAGAGAaagagctgcttcctgcagtagACCTGAATAAACTAACTTAATATTTCTTGCTGTAGAAAGTTACTTTGAAAAGCTATTTGTTCTCAGAGTAATGTGTATATTACAGGCTCACTGATGCACCTCCTGAATTACTTACAGGTAGCAACATAGAGGAGGAACAAGAGATGCGTGCTTGTCGGGAAAAGACAACAGTAAGAAAAGCTTGAAACAGGTTTTGAGGGGTCTGTGTGCCCCTGcccttctctcctgctgctgaagcagctgagattcacatttatttgcatcatattaaaatagtttttcttttggCTCTTCAGATGCTAACTAAGAAGGTCACAGAAGAATTGATGCTATTTTGTCACACAGttgagaaagagaaggagatgCTTGAGGTAAGACTGACTTAACCAGGCAGTGAGCACAAGGCCCTTAGGGAGGTTATTTTGCTCCCCCCAATCCTCCTTTCTCCACATGAACAAGAGGAAAACCTGcagaatttctcttttaatGTAAACACACTTGTTAAGAAAACTGTTACTCCCGTTTTGAATAGAGGGATCCACCAGCCTGGTTTGATGTAACTTGGACACTGTTGCAAAGCAGCGACCCTGGGTAATCTCCAGGGGACCTGAGAAGTTTGCAAGCACAAGTGGCTTCAATAATTTCCTATATCTAGACCAAAATAGTCATTAATTTACAGTTCTACAATTCTTGATAAGAAGCCCAAGAGCTAAGATATAACTGTTATAGAAGACTTACTAATTTTGGTCATAGATCAATTTATGTTTTCCACAAGCAACCAAGGTAAAAGAAATCCCAGACTTATCTTAGTCTAGGAAGAAGGGTTCAGATGCTTTAGGGCTTGGCTTTCCTGTTCTGTACTCTAGTAAAACGTAGTGTGCACTGACTTCTCCACAGACAGCGATGGCCAAGTGGAAATCGGTGCAAGAGGAAAACCAGCGTGCCCTGGAGAAGCACTCCTACTTCCAAACTCAAATCAAGGAATGTACAGCCATACTCGAAACGCTGGGGGAGCTCCTGGCAATGTGAGGCACGAGGATGGACtgggatttttgctttttcacctCTAGTTCAGTGGTCCCTGTCTGTCAAGCCCACTTCCTGCGTTTGGCGATCCAAACGGAGTGGGGACGGACGGGGGGAGGGCCGAGGCAGCAGCGATGGCCAGTTATCCTCGCGTCGGGCGTTGGCCGCTCCGTCCCGGTCTCTGGTGTCCGCGGGTTCCGTTCATTAAAGGTGCTGCAAGGACGCGCGGGTCTCAgccgcgggcggggccggggcggtgccggggcgctccggggccgggccgcgcctGCGCTCGGGGCTGCGGCGGTGAGCggccatggcggcggcggcgctgtgGCGTGCGGCGGGCGGGCCGCGGCGCTGGCGGGCGCTGGCGGTGCCGCggcgcggcggcgcggggctggcggTGGACGACACGGTGAACGGGCTGAGCGCCGAGCAGCGCCAGGtacggccgggccggggcgggccgggccgagcgCGGGGgtgcggcggggcgggcgggcgcggattggccgcggccggggcgggccgCCCAATCCCCGCGCGCCCGGCGGGGGCGCGGCGCACGGCGAACTCGAGCGAACGGCCGCCGGCCTCCGTTGGGCCAGCGGGATGGGCGATGGGCGTCGGAAAGGTGATCGGCGAAGGAACGGCTTGGGGGGGGTCGCGTCAAATCCTCACATAAGAAGCGTTGCGGCTCTCCCAGGTTGTTCTCCCGCGGAATGGGGCACTTAAGGATTTGGGATAATTCGTAGAACTCGTTGCGGGTTACGGCTTTCCTGCAAGGGGCAGCACATCTGTGTTCGGGTGAGCAGTGGCAGGAGCCCAGGGAAGGGCAAGAGCTgggtcaggggaggtttaggctggatattggggaaaggttcttcctccagagggtggtggggcactggaacagctccccagggaatggtcacagccccaaggctgcctgAGCTCAAGGAGCGTTTGGGcaacgctctcaggcacagggtgagattgctgggaattcctgtgtggggcagggagtTGGACTTGTTACCGAAAACCTCtgaaaatgcagggaaaaataaGACTCTAACACTGTCTTTAGTGTTAGTGAGTGAGGCATCACTTTGTTCTTGACCAAGAAGTGTTCATGGGACTGACAAAGTTCCGACCTCCATACCACCCCAAGACACAAAACTTTATCACTTACACATttttagcaaacaaagaaataagTGTTTATTGGTTCTAACTTGCATCATTCTCTTTATTAATTAGTATTCTGTCCTCTATTGGTTATTGATTTCTTGCACTTCATGCAAATCTGGCCCGCTTCCTTTAGtccttttataatttttttctcaaatggaGAGTTTCCAGCTTTCTAGGCTTCCATCTCCTCTGCGTCTTCTGGTTACTCCAACACGTCTTTGAAGGGCCATAAATTTAAGATCCCAGGTGTCCAATCTTCAACTCCCTCAGGCTGTGTTTATTGGAGCTTCTCAGGATTAGTTTTAGCAAACTTAAGGTTTCGGTGATTTAATGATCAAAGCATCAGtaagagtgaaaaagaaaagcactccAAGTGGGCATGCTTACAATTAATTAAAACAGCTAATGAAAAATTAGTTAGGAAAGATCATTTCCTAACAGGCTGATGATCCTTCTGGCTCCCTTCCCGTTTGGAATGTTCTGATACTATGATCCTTAGCTTTGCTGTGTTATTCTGTGTGCAACAGCTGCCAAATGCTGACTGTTCCAGATGTGTTCCCTTCTGTCCCAGGGCTTGGAGTATCCCTTTGCAGATAATTCTGATGGTGCAAGCATAGGGATGTGCGAAATAAACTCACTTGTTCTTCTTTCTTGCAGCAGAATTATACCTTGCCACATATGTGTTCATGTTTATGGCCTTATCAGATGGAACTGACGTTTCTTTGTACTTCTATATTCAGCAGACGTAAAAGAACGTGTGAAATATTCCTcttgtccctgtctgtctggtggaaaagctaaaaaaaaaaaaatcagaaacaatcTTCAGTAATATTAGTGAAACTGTGAATTAAAAGCAATATAACTGTTGTAAACTGGCTTAGAGTATCAGGGCTGCCTGAGTCCATCCTCTGTCTCTAATtgattaagattttttttttttaaattat
This window contains:
- the LOC120753780 gene encoding small kinetochore-associated protein-like, translated to MEGRLSRIPVHGRLHRPEPPAELQMTLSSKKKCVSKTSEPEFSRVPSLNFPSNGTVDSVFKAANQGLAKSGKRVEPVSKKTVARRPVSRYQLEAELKSKNQLVETLKQQLARAEGTIKLRELKKENERLVHEVEKLKKIQETCMMILESRNINPGSNIEEEQEMRACREKTTMLTKKVTEELMLFCHTVEKEKEMLETAMAKWKSVQEENQRALEKHSYFQTQIKECTAILETLGELLAM